TGATTGTTCGCTGGCTTCGAGGGCGCTGCGCACCTTGGCGAGCATGCCGCCAGTGATCTCGCCGCTCTTGGTGAGGCGGTCGACGGCGGCGCGGTCGAGCGAGCGGATGATGTTGCCGGCACCATCCTTCACGCCGGGCACATCGGTCAGCAGCACCAGTTGCTCCGCGGTGACCAGCTTGGCGATCGCCGCGGCGGCCTCGTCGGCGTTCACATTCAGCAGGCCGCCCGCATCGTCCATGGCGATGCTGGAAAAGACCGGCGTGCAACCGATGCGCAGGAGCGTCTGCACCAGGTGCGGGTCGCCGCCGGTGATCTCGCCCACGCGTCCTGCGTCGAAATCGTATTTGCGGGTCAGGCGCGAAAGGGTCGTGCCGCCATCGGCCAGCGTGAGGCCCACCGCGTTCACTCCGCAGGCCCGCAGCAGCCCGACCAATTTTGCGTTCATCTGCCCCGCGAGCACGCTGACGATTTCGTCCATGTGCTCCGGCGGCGTGATGCGGATGCCGTCGCGCTTGCCGCTCTTGAGACCGAGCCGCTCAAGATGGCGGTCGACAATGACGCCACCGCCATGCACGACCACCAACGGGCGGCCCTGCGTGATCAACTCGGCAAGTGCCGCGAAGAAGGGGCGGTTGGCCTTGGGCTCGTCCAGAAGCGCGCCGCCCAGCTTGATGACCAGAGGCTTCAAGAAAGCACTCGATCGGCCGCGGCGGCGAGAAGACCCAGGGTCTCCGGGAACCCCAGGCGAATATTCATGCATTGCAGGGCCTGGCCGGCGGCGCCCTTGACCAGATTGTCGATCGAGGAGGCGATCACCAGGTGCCGGGTGGGCTCATCGACGGCAAGCGAGACATCGCAGAAGTTCGTTCGCTCAACGGCGGCGATGGAGCTCCAGGTGCCGGCGGGCAGCAGGCGGATGAAAGGCTCCTCGGCATAGCAGGATTCCAGCGTGTTTCGCACCTCCGCCTCGCCGACGCCGGGGGCGAGCTGGGCGTGAATCGTGCTGAGAATGCCGCGGTCCAGCGGCAGCAGGTGCGGCGTGAAGAGGATGTCCAGCTTCGTCTCCTGACGCATCTCCGGCTGGTGCCGGTGGCGCAGAGGGGAGTAGGGCTGGTAGCTGACCTCGCAGAACAAATTCTTCACCGATGCCCCGCGGCCCGCGCCGCTGACACCGCTGGCCGAATCGACGATCACGGGTCGCGACGCATCGAGAAGGTTGCCCTTCACCAGCGGATGCAGCGGCAGGATCACCGAGGTGGGGTAGCAGCCGGCGCAGGCAATCAGATCGGCCTCGGCGATCGCAGCGCGATGAATCTCCGGCAACCCATAGACGGCGCTGCGCAGCAGTTGGCTTGACGGATGTTCGAATCCATAATGCTCGGGATAGGCCGCCGCGTCGCGCAGCCGGAAGGCGGCGGAGAGGTCGATCACAACCAATCCCTCGGACAGCAACTTCGGGGCCAGCTCGGCGCTCGCTTCATGCGGCGTGGCCAGCAAAATCACGCGGGCACCGCACTGTGCAATGGCCTTGGCCGAGGCGGGCTGGATCGGCAGGTCGTTGACTCCGCGCAATCGTGGAAAGACCTCGGACATGCGTCGCGGAGCTTCGCCGCTCTCCCGATCGGAGCCAAACAGGGCGACCACTTCGACCAGCGGGTGACTGGCCGCGAGACCGGCGAGCTCGGCGCCGGTGTAGCCGGCGGCGCCGACGATGGCGATGCGTGCGGGTTCGTGCATGTTTATTTCCGAGCCGGGCGCCGAGGTCGGTCGCTCGTGCCCTGCAGGATGTTCTTGAAACGCGCGGCCAGGCTCCGTGCCAGCGCCGCGCTCTTGGCCACCAGCAGGATGGTGTCGTCGCCGGCCAGCGTGCCCAGAGAGCCCTCCAGCCGGATGCGGTCCAACTCGACGGCCAGCGGTGTGGCGTGGCCGGTGCGCGTGCGCAGGACCACCATCTGGCCGCCGGCCTCCACGTCGAGCAGGTAGGTCTGCACCGCGGAGCGGATGTCGGAGTTGTTGGTGGCCGCCGAGCCCGGCAACTGCCAGCCCGTCGGTCCCTTCACCACGCCCAGGTCCGCCAGGTCGCGGGAAAGCGTCGCCTGGGTCACATCCACACCCTCGCCGCGCAACTGCTTGAGCAGGCTGTGCTGGCTGGTGACGCGGCCGGCCTGGAGCAGGCGCTCGATCATGCGTCGTCGGTTGGGCTTGGAGGTTTCCATCAAGAGTATAATTATGCAATCTCTGCATAAGAATGCAAGCGGTGAGGAAAAAATAATTTGGTAGTGTCCGCGAGTGACTCCCTCGCGCCGACGCGCTCGAACCTGGACGACGGCGGCGATCGCGGCCCTGGCTGGCGCCGCGGTCGCGAGCGCCGACGACCGGATGGGTCACTTCCTCGATGCCCTGATCAATGTCAAGCCCGGCGACACGAGGCTGGGCAACTACGACGACACCCGCGACTTGGCGGCCTTCTGGCTGATTCCCAACGTCGACCCCTTCTTCGGGTCGCAGAAGAAGTTTATCCATCTGGCCATCGACACTCCGCAGCCCCTCCCGATCAACGCGGGGCGCATCGACCCCTTCCTGAAGACCCTCGATCCGCTCTCGTCCATCGCCTCGCCCCTGCGCAACGTCGAGCTCTGGATGCGGGAGAATCTGAGCCTCCGCAACGATCTCTACGATCTTCTGGTCCTGCAGCGGGCCAGCACCGGACTTCCCGGGCAAGACCGCGGCGCGGTCACCAACCGCTTCAACTGGCGCATGGACTGGAAGGCCTGGGAGATCCAGGGACTTGGCACCGGCTCCTTCACGGCCCAATTCCGCGCCAACAACAATTGGAGCTCCCAGAATGTGAATCTCTCAAACGCCATCGGTTCGACGGCGGTGAACGTGGACACGGCCGAGTCCGCCCAGTACTACGCGCTGAGCCGGCTCTTCGTGCAGCAGGGGTTCTTCGACGACCGAGTGCTGATCGGCGCCGGCAAGATCAACCCCAACGACACCACGGCGGCCAACTTCTTCGCCGGAGACGAGACCAACCAGTTCCTGGCGAGCGTCTTCAACGGCGGCGACGCGCTGCCGGTCGGGTGGAACGGAGTCCTGCCCGGGGTCTACGCCCAGTGCATTCCAG
This portion of the Planctomycetota bacterium genome encodes:
- the argB gene encoding acetylglutamate kinase, translated to MKPLVIKLGGALLDEPKANRPFFAALAELITQGRPLVVVHGGGVIVDRHLERLGLKSGKRDGIRITPPEHMDEIVSVLAGQMNAKLVGLLRACGVNAVGLTLADGGTTLSRLTRKYDFDAGRVGEITGGDPHLVQTLLRIGCTPVFSSIAMDDAGGLLNVNADEAAAAIAKLVTAEQLVLLTDVPGVKDGAGNIIRSLDRAAVDRLTKSGEITGGMLAKVRSALEASEQSRIPTLVTGWDDAKVLGALGTESAAGTLFLPALEACNV
- the argC gene encoding N-acetyl-gamma-glutamyl-phosphate reductase — its product is MHEPARIAIVGAAGYTGAELAGLAASHPLVEVVALFGSDRESGEAPRRMSEVFPRLRGVNDLPIQPASAKAIAQCGARVILLATPHEASAELAPKLLSEGLVVIDLSAAFRLRDAAAYPEHYGFEHPSSQLLRSAVYGLPEIHRAAIAEADLIACAGCYPTSVILPLHPLVKGNLLDASRPVIVDSASGVSGAGRGASVKNLFCEVSYQPYSPLRHRHQPEMRQETKLDILFTPHLLPLDRGILSTIHAQLAPGVGEAEVRNTLESCYAEEPFIRLLPAGTWSSIAAVERTNFCDVSLAVDEPTRHLVIASSIDNLVKGAAGQALQCMNIRLGFPETLGLLAAAADRVLS
- a CDS encoding arginine repressor (regulates arginine biosynthesis when complexed with arginine by binding at site that overlap the promotors of the arginine biosynthesis genes), producing METSKPNRRRMIERLLQAGRVTSQHSLLKQLRGEGVDVTQATLSRDLADLGVVKGPTGWQLPGSAATNNSDIRSAVQTYLLDVEAGGQMVVLRTRTGHATPLAVELDRIRLEGSLGTLAGDDTILLVAKSAALARSLAARFKNILQGTSDRPRRPARK
- a CDS encoding carbohydrate porin, yielding MTPSRRRARTWTTAAIAALAGAAVASADDRMGHFLDALINVKPGDTRLGNYDDTRDLAAFWLIPNVDPFFGSQKKFIHLAIDTPQPLPINAGRIDPFLKTLDPLSSIASPLRNVELWMRENLSLRNDLYDLLVLQRASTGLPGQDRGAVTNRFNWRMDWKAWEIQGLGTGSFTAQFRANNNWSSQNVNLSNAIGSTAVNVDTAESAQYYALSRLFVQQGFFDDRVLIGAGKINPNDTTAANFFAGDETNQFLASVFNGGDALPVGWNGVLPGVYAQCIPADGVYVNAILTSPLGASSTGFGLNTLNQGLYFAGAEAGFVTALGANRELVGRYSIFVCNTNAGLTTTGASNKQYGSAMAIIAQQFIDRDLGVWFSYQLSDANVSAATQEFAFGASIENSFGRYGDNFGIALGWTDSSQSGDRNQKTIETYYRIRLTGSIELSPDVQIIFDPSNPAAKSGATWVFGLRTKIHF